The Onthophagus taurus isolate NC chromosome 6, IU_Otau_3.0, whole genome shotgun sequence region TGGAACTTGTATTGGTACATTTTATTGTAATGCAAAATCATTAGATGAATAGAACAACTCCTCTCAgcaaatctttaatttgaggCCAATAGAAATTTAGTGGTAGTTGAATTTCCctactaaaaattaatattatgcCTAATACAGTACCTAAGTAAAAGTTGGAACTTCCTATATTGTAATAaaggttacaaaaaaaaatcaatttcaattcaaaattatcaatgtATTCCATGTCaactataacttaaaaaaccTCAAAACAATGTCAACctaataattacataaaatacaaAGACAACCCTGAACACTTCTTTAGATATTCTTAATCGTCTAATCCTCCTTCTTTGTATCCACTTTACCACCACGAATACGACCCGTTCTACGAGCAGCAATAAGACCGACTTTACGACCAGCTGATGTTCCTCTCTTGACTGTGGACGCCTTACCAATGTGTTGATGGTTACCACCACCATGAGGATGCTCTACTGGGTTCATAGCAACACCACGTACCTTTGGCCAGCAATTACGCTTAACCTacaataatcaataataaattaattaataaaacaataaaaatgtaactttATATAAGTGTTTTACCTTGTATTTGTGGTAAGCACGGCCTGCTTTTAGGATTGGTTTGTCAATACGTCCTCCACCAGCAACAATTcctataagaaataaattttagtgaGTTAATGACATGTCttaatgttattgatttatgtttttaatatttaatcatCAGAAAGAGCCTCTATAATGTCTGATCAATGAATTAtattcagttttataaaatagaaatcaTCATAAACTTTGCTTAAATTagatattataattaaaaaataaatgtacttACCAACCATAGCTCTGTTATTGGATGGAATGACTTTCTTAGCTCCAGATGGCAATTTAACCCTGGTTTTTTTCGTATCATGATTATGAGCAATAACAGTAGCATAATTTCCTGATGCACGAGCTAACCGACCGCGATCACCAGtcttttcttctaaattaCATACGATTGTACCTTCAGGCATTGATCCAACAGGTAAGAcatttcctaaaaataaataaaacattaaaatcacaTTCTAACcctttgattaaaaaatttcaaacaaaaaaaaatcagattAAAAGTATCACCATTACTTTTCTGTTGGGAAAAGAAgactataaaaaaataaatcatcatataaATCATTTACTTTAGGTAAccaattaagaaaaaaaaattatataactcACCAATTTGTAAATTAGCCCTTTTGCcacaatataaaaattgaccAGTATACATTCCTTCAGGggcaataaataattcttttcttGTTTGGAACTTGTAAGGGTCCCTA contains the following coding sequences:
- the LOC111419612 gene encoding large ribosomal subunit protein uL2, with the protein product MGRVIRAQRKGAGSVFKAHTKKRKGAPKLRSLDFSERHGYIKGVVKGIVHDPGRGAPLAVVHFRDPYKFQTRKELFIAPEGMYTGQFLYCGKRANLQIGNVLPVGSMPEGTIVCNLEEKTGDRGRLARASGNYATVIAHNHDTKKTRVKLPSGAKKVIPSNNRAMVGIVAGGGRIDKPILKAGRAYHKYKVKRNCWPKVRGVAMNPVEHPHGGGNHQHIGKASTVKRGTSAGRKVGLIAARRTGRIRGGKVDTKKED